The Chanodichthys erythropterus isolate Z2021 chromosome 12, ASM2448905v1, whole genome shotgun sequence genome contains a region encoding:
- the slc43a3a gene encoding solute carrier family 43 member 3a — translation MLGCKGSSGTGVRYKLTLATGLLECLCFAGVVFGWASLVFVLKTDGYFSDLCINVTDASGELGSDCSLQDENFSLVFTVASFMNNFLTLPNGFVYDHFGTMATRFLAIFLYTTGTFIVALSSKALSFLLFPALSFIAVGGILFLMTNIQVGNLFGTHRSTIITVYNGAFDSSSVIFLIIKVLYEKGVSLHSSFLFLSACNLIHLLRTLFLMPKSHIPYPIPEGYKYGMSCAKSTSYNVEQCEANQDPSSDRGRGVDDEPLETDSLQLTDNSEKDSFKSCVLSWLFLWHLIWLSVMQLRHYFFIGTLNPMLNRLANQDPVIVSEYTNAFAFTQLCGVLCAPWNGLLMDRHKRKPLGSGMSEWEADMHSSVLSLLLTSLQCLLFSICASIPFLPLQYMTFILQVLNRSFLYGGNAAFLSIAFPACHFGKLYGLVMSLSAVVSLLQYPCFALNKVLGGDPFYVNIILTFLTLMAFIHPVYVFRHCRELAKQRENSQSILEASIQEISMY, via the exons ATGCTGGGATGCAAGGGATCATCTGGGACGGGGGTGAGGTACAAGCTGACTCTGGCTACAGGACTGCTGGAGTGCTTGTGTTTTGCTGGAGTGGTGTTTGGCTGGGCATCTCTCGTGTTTGTCCTCAAGACAGATGGCTACTTCAGCGATCTATGCATAAATGTGACAGATGCTAGTGGAGAACTTGGCTCAG ATTGCAGTCTGCAAGATGAGAATTTCTCTTTGGTCTTTACCGTGGCCTCGTTCATGAACAACTTTCTTACTCTGCCCAATGGATTTGTCTACGACCACTTTGGCACGATGGCAACGCGATTTTTGGCAAT ATTTCTTTATACCACCGGCACGTTTATTGTGGCATTGTCCAGTAAAG CTCTCTCTTTTTTGCTTTTTCCTGCTCTGTCCTTCATAGCTGTGGGGGGTATTTTATTTCTGATGACAAATATTCAG GTGGGGAACCTCTTTGGCACTCATAGATCAactattattacagtttataatGGGGCCTTTGACTCTTCATCAGTTATCTTTCTTATCATTAAG GTGCTTTATGAGAAAGGCGTCTCTCTTCACTCCTCATTCCTCTTCCTCTCGGCCTGTAATCTTATTCATCTCCTTCGGACTCTCTTCCTTATGCCAAAATCACACATTCCTTATCCCATCCCAGAGGGCTACAAATATGG GATGAGCTGTGCTAAATCAACTAGCTACAACGTTGAGCAGTGCGAGGCAAACCAAGACCCGAGTTCAGACAGAGGCAGAGGTGTAGATGATGAGCCACTGGAGACTGACTCACTACAGCTAACAGACAACTCTGAGAAAG ACAGTTTTAAGAGCTGTGTTCTTTCTTGGCTCTTCCTGTGGCACCTCATATGGCTGTCAGTCATGCAGCTTCGCCATTATTTCTTCATTGGAACTCTGAATCCAATGCTGAACAGACTGGCCAACCAAGACCCAGTCATTG TGAGCGAGTACACCAATGCGTTTGCTTTCACCCAGCTCTGTGGAGTTCTCTGTGCTCCCTGGAATGGCCTGCTAATGGACAGACACAAAAGAAAACCCCTAGGTTCAG GCATGTCTGAATGGGAAGCAGATATGCACTCATCCGTTCTGTCTCTCCTCCTCACCTCTCTGCAGTGCCTCTTGTTCTCCATCTGTGCAAGCATTCCGTTCCTCCCTCTCCAATACATGACATTCATCCTTCAGGTCCTTAATCGCTCCTTTCTGTATGGAGGAAATGCTGCATTCCTCAGCATAGC GTTTCCAGCCTGCCATTTTGGAAAGCTGTATGGGCTAGTGATGTCTCTATCAGCTGTGGTGTCATTGCTGCAGTATCCCTGCTTCGCCCTCAACAAAGTTCTCGGAGGAGACCCCTTCTAT GTGAACATCATCCTGACCTTCCTGACTCTAATGGCCTTCATTCATCCTGTCTATGTGTTTCGTCACTGCAGAGAACTGGCAAAACAGAGAGAGAATTCACAGAGCATTCTAGAAGCCTCGATACAGGAAATatcaatgtattaa